In Pseudoalteromonas xiamenensis, the following are encoded in one genomic region:
- a CDS encoding GNAT family N-acetyltransferase, translating to MFEQPSELKGAHVTLELLSEAHIEALEVAVMDGQHFNLWYANVPKPQEMGAYVLNAMEMAKKGNIAYAVRENQTGLVVGTTRYYDVSHEHKRACIGYTWYADAVRRTAVNTECKLMLLAQLFEREKAIAAEFRTHVFNQASRQAIERLGAKQDGILRSHQILKDGSIRDTAVYSILAHEWPSVKNHLLSKFR from the coding sequence ATGTTTGAACAACCCTCTGAATTAAAAGGGGCGCACGTAACCCTTGAACTCTTAAGTGAAGCGCATATAGAAGCATTGGAAGTAGCTGTTATGGACGGCCAACATTTCAACCTTTGGTATGCGAATGTGCCTAAGCCGCAAGAAATGGGTGCGTATGTGTTAAACGCGATGGAAATGGCGAAGAAGGGGAATATTGCGTACGCCGTGCGTGAGAATCAAACAGGTCTGGTGGTAGGTACAACCCGCTATTACGACGTAAGTCATGAACATAAACGGGCATGTATTGGTTATACGTGGTACGCGGATGCGGTTAGACGCACAGCGGTAAATACGGAATGTAAATTGATGTTGTTAGCTCAATTGTTTGAACGAGAAAAGGCTATCGCAGCTGAGTTTAGAACACATGTGTTTAATCAGGCTTCGCGACAAGCGATTGAGCGTCTGGGTGCCAAACAGGATGGGATTTTGCGCAGTCATCAAATTTTAAAGGATGGTTCAATCCGAGATACTGCGGTGTATTCAATTTTAGCCCACGAATGGCCTAGTGTGAAAAATCATCTGCTATCCAAATTCAGATAA
- a CDS encoding ester cyclase, which translates to MNKEILKDFIQRVWNEGDISAISEYLADSYHVMHDPGDPWNGMTLDVAGFQNRVSISRAPVPDQRFEIQSLFENEDSVCMTWLWKGTHLGEIAGIPPTGKTLHMSGATVYFFENNKISGHWQVADRLSIFQQLQANRSQ; encoded by the coding sequence ATGAACAAAGAGATATTAAAAGATTTTATTCAACGAGTCTGGAATGAGGGTGATATTAGCGCTATCTCAGAATATTTGGCTGATTCTTATCACGTTATGCACGATCCAGGTGATCCATGGAATGGCATGACATTAGATGTTGCAGGATTTCAGAATAGGGTATCGATTTCACGAGCTCCAGTACCGGATCAACGCTTTGAAATACAATCGCTGTTTGAAAATGAAGACAGTGTTTGTATGACATGGCTTTGGAAAGGGACACACTTAGGTGAAATCGCGGGTATTCCTCCAACAGGAAAGACACTTCATATGTCAGGCGCTACGGTGTATTTTTTTGAAAATAATAAAATATCGGGACATTGGCAAGTTGCGGACCGTCTAAGTATCTTTCAACAACTGCAAGCGAACCGAAGCCAGTAA
- a CDS encoding GNAT family N-acetyltransferase codes for MSQFIYRLAVSNDIPQLQVIRGAVKENILSDPRKVTAEMYEDYLDKCGRTWLCESKGKIVGFAAANRETANIWALFIDPEFEGLGIGQKLMSQMLTWLAYLGHTQANLSTDNKTRAARFYLKNGWKLVKQYDDGEIEFIKELRK; via the coding sequence TTGAGTCAGTTTATCTATCGTTTAGCCGTTTCTAACGACATACCTCAATTACAAGTTATCCGTGGAGCAGTTAAAGAGAACATTTTGAGCGACCCTCGAAAAGTGACGGCAGAGATGTACGAAGACTATCTGGATAAATGTGGACGTACTTGGCTGTGTGAAAGCAAAGGTAAAATTGTGGGTTTTGCTGCAGCGAATCGTGAAACAGCGAACATTTGGGCACTGTTTATCGACCCTGAATTTGAAGGACTGGGGATCGGTCAAAAATTAATGTCACAAATGCTCACCTGGTTAGCTTACTTAGGCCATACACAGGCGAATCTATCAACAGACAACAAGACGAGAGCTGCTCGTTTTTATCTGAAAAACGGCTGGAAGCTCGTTAAGCAGTATGATGACGGTGAAATTGAATTTATTAAGGAATTGAGAAAATGA
- a CDS encoding response regulator: MSERILVVEDEKKLADILAKYLEQSNYSVKVVYDGGEAISAYEAFQPNLILLDLMLPNVDGITICKHIRQRSIVPIVMTTAKVEEVDRLLGLELGADDYVCKPYSPREVVARVKAILRRVSFMQTPVEVQQNEGLVIDETTLFATFQSNKVSLTAVEFQLLHKLYMHPGRIYNRDQLMDSIYEDDRIVSDRTIDSHIKKVRKKLATIAPELEFIHSIYGVGYKFEHV; encoded by the coding sequence GTGTCTGAGCGCATTCTAGTAGTTGAGGACGAAAAGAAACTTGCGGATATACTAGCGAAATACCTTGAACAGAGTAATTATTCGGTAAAAGTGGTGTACGACGGCGGTGAGGCGATATCGGCTTATGAAGCGTTCCAACCAAATTTGATCCTTTTGGATCTTATGCTGCCAAACGTTGATGGTATCACAATCTGTAAACACATTCGTCAACGTTCAATTGTGCCTATTGTGATGACTACCGCAAAAGTGGAAGAGGTTGATCGCTTGTTAGGGCTTGAGCTGGGGGCCGATGACTACGTGTGTAAACCTTATAGCCCAAGAGAAGTGGTTGCCCGTGTTAAAGCCATTTTGAGACGGGTATCGTTTATGCAAACACCCGTGGAAGTCCAGCAAAATGAAGGGTTAGTTATTGATGAAACGACGTTGTTCGCGACCTTTCAGTCAAATAAAGTCAGTCTGACAGCCGTTGAATTTCAATTGCTGCATAAACTATATATGCACCCTGGGCGAATCTATAACCGCGACCAACTTATGGATAGCATTTATGAAGATGACCGTATTGTGAGCGACCGCACAATCGACAGTCACATAAAAAAGGTGCGTAAAAAGCTTGCGACCATCGCTCCAGAACTTGAATTCATTCATTCTATTTATGGGGTGGGCTACAAATTTGAACATGTTTAA
- a CDS encoding ATP-binding protein has protein sequence MQRLEGMMDGIIEMNDYAVKSLHDEMARLTRLVDDLHQLSLADRGALTYTMATINVSDVVRRVLDKHEGILLQRGFQVQFDAVSSGKLLGDAERLTQLFDNLMQNTLRYTDSSTAAPGQIQVTIAESAERIFVNWEDSAPGVSADKIEKLFERLYRVEDDRNRASGGSGLGLAICRSIVSAHHGEIQARTSPLGGVSMQIEFFKE, from the coding sequence GTGCAGAGACTCGAAGGCATGATGGATGGTATTATTGAAATGAATGACTATGCGGTTAAATCGTTGCACGATGAAATGGCTCGATTGACCCGCTTAGTTGACGATTTACATCAATTGTCGCTTGCAGACCGAGGCGCGCTGACTTATACCATGGCAACAATCAATGTCAGCGATGTGGTGCGCAGGGTGTTGGATAAACACGAGGGGATCTTGCTGCAAAGGGGATTCCAAGTGCAGTTTGATGCGGTTTCAAGTGGTAAGTTGCTCGGCGACGCAGAGCGCTTAACTCAACTTTTTGATAATCTCATGCAAAATACATTGCGCTATACTGATTCAAGTACTGCTGCGCCAGGGCAAATTCAGGTAACAATTGCTGAATCGGCTGAGCGTATTTTTGTCAATTGGGAAGACAGTGCGCCGGGTGTGAGTGCGGATAAAATTGAGAAGCTATTTGAGCGTTTGTATCGCGTTGAAGACGATAGGAACCGGGCTTCAGGTGGGTCTGGACTCGGCTTGGCGATTTGTCGTAGCATTGTGTCTGCCCACCACGGTGAAATTCAAGCTAGAACCAGTCCATTAGGTGGTGTGTCAATGCAAATCGAGTTTTTTAAGGAGTGA
- a CDS encoding nuclear transport factor 2 family protein: MKLWMLGSLLFLSIAGHVQASDEDKVRQAALDYIESQHQPNEARMDRALHSQLAKRTYWLDAEGKDTILETDKQVMLNVAKTYNIAGDKFPKVPKKDIQILDITNRVASVKLTADDWIDYMHLVKNEQGNWQIINVLWQYHDMTKHQSK; this comes from the coding sequence ATGAAATTGTGGATGTTAGGAAGCCTCCTATTTTTATCCATAGCGGGACATGTTCAGGCTTCAGACGAGGACAAGGTTAGACAAGCCGCTCTTGACTACATTGAATCACAACATCAACCAAATGAAGCGAGAATGGATAGGGCATTACACTCTCAACTTGCAAAACGGACTTATTGGCTTGACGCAGAGGGTAAAGACACCATATTGGAAACTGACAAACAGGTTATGTTGAATGTCGCGAAAACGTACAATATCGCAGGGGATAAATTCCCCAAGGTGCCTAAAAAGGATATCCAAATCTTAGATATCACCAACCGCGTTGCCTCAGTTAAATTGACCGCGGATGATTGGATAGATTACATGCATCTAGTCAAAAATGAACAAGGTAACTGGCAAATTATCAATGTGCTCTGGCAATATCACGACATGACCAAGCATCAATCAAAATAA
- a CDS encoding RDD family protein, translating into MEPKDFEALHLTNKETREIITPYAFKVHKPLLGFPLAKPWERGLAIMIDVALIFFATEVSGTLLWLFASYGFYLSQKRGMSHRLEFLWRKPAKLIAIGIMVITSLVVVGEMVDLVSTQPESTTPFVAPKDTATSQPAEIAALTKDTQQPTTSILDYGRDLIEDLGFGFGWAAAYFSLFTLLWDGQTPGKRLLGISVVNLNGKALSLMDSFGRYGGYGAGFATGLMGFLQIYWDPNRQAIQDKISNTVVVRGRFTDWVSDSTFDKESDTKEPNENIQKPSQ; encoded by the coding sequence ATGGAACCCAAAGATTTTGAAGCGTTACACCTCACGAATAAAGAAACGCGTGAAATCATTACACCTTATGCATTTAAAGTGCACAAACCGCTTTTAGGGTTTCCACTTGCGAAGCCTTGGGAGCGCGGTTTAGCGATAATGATTGATGTGGCCTTAATTTTTTTTGCTACGGAGGTGAGCGGTACACTTTTATGGTTGTTTGCCTCTTATGGTTTCTATCTGAGTCAAAAACGAGGTATGAGCCACCGACTAGAATTCCTTTGGCGAAAACCCGCTAAACTGATTGCGATTGGAATTATGGTCATCACTTCATTGGTTGTTGTTGGTGAAATGGTTGATTTGGTTTCGACACAGCCTGAGAGTACAACGCCGTTTGTCGCGCCCAAGGATACAGCAACGAGTCAACCAGCTGAAATTGCCGCTCTAACAAAAGACACACAACAGCCCACAACCAGCATTTTAGATTATGGCCGCGACTTAATTGAAGATTTGGGTTTCGGATTTGGATGGGCTGCTGCCTATTTTAGTTTGTTTACCTTACTTTGGGATGGACAAACACCAGGTAAACGACTTCTCGGTATCAGTGTCGTGAACCTCAACGGTAAAGCACTTTCGTTAATGGACTCGTTTGGTCGTTATGGTGGTTACGGTGCTGGATTTGCAACAGGCTTAATGGGCTTTTTGCAAATTTATTGGGATCCGAATCGTCAGGCCATTCAAGATAAAATATCCAATACAGTCGTTGTACGAGGCCGATTTACTGATTGGGTTAGTGACAGCACCTTTGATAAAGAGAGTGACACAAAAGAACCAAACGAAAATATTCAGAAACCATCACAATAG
- a CDS encoding HAMP domain-containing protein, producing the protein MKHSLKSLKQQQNVDWIHPGSEPFEAIVMVYRQKGDLSPSAIQRRNELGYQQNQQDGFARRPPPPPPPREDQQGERQRRPRFDDNNGFPRPRPEDEGRPRRPRPEDEGEFRRPRDDSGFDPRPAGRGAGEERLMFKTASNLIILGTERMAESALWIPLREGDDSGETAGTGRLLGYLGIENGSRVNAKFDLLFEKEQQRQFTYIAIIVLVLSFVVALPFSKYLVKPILTLRFNARELASGNYQVKLKPKSKDEIGQLARDMNRLAETLSANRLAQRQWIADISHELRTPIAVIRAETRRHDGWYY; encoded by the coding sequence TTGAAGCATTCGTTAAAGAGCCTCAAGCAACAACAAAATGTTGACTGGATCCATCCAGGCAGTGAGCCGTTTGAAGCTATCGTGATGGTTTATCGCCAAAAAGGGGACCTTTCTCCGAGTGCCATACAGCGCAGAAATGAGCTTGGATATCAGCAAAATCAACAGGATGGCTTCGCAAGAAGGCCGCCACCACCTCCTCCACCAAGGGAAGATCAGCAAGGAGAACGGCAAAGACGTCCAAGGTTTGATGACAATAATGGCTTTCCGAGACCGCGACCTGAAGATGAAGGCCGACCAAGAAGACCAAGACCAGAGGACGAAGGTGAATTCCGCCGGCCTCGAGATGATTCAGGATTTGATCCTAGACCCGCAGGTAGAGGAGCGGGTGAAGAGCGTTTAATGTTCAAAACAGCGTCGAACTTAATCATTCTTGGTACTGAGCGAATGGCGGAATCCGCACTTTGGATACCGTTACGTGAAGGCGATGATAGCGGTGAAACAGCAGGAACTGGCCGACTATTAGGCTATTTGGGCATTGAGAATGGCTCTCGCGTTAACGCAAAGTTTGACCTGTTGTTTGAAAAAGAACAACAAAGGCAGTTTACCTACATTGCAATCATTGTCCTAGTATTGTCTTTCGTCGTTGCATTGCCTTTCAGTAAATACCTGGTCAAACCCATTCTAACGTTGCGGTTCAACGCTCGTGAACTGGCAAGTGGAAACTATCAAGTAAAATTAAAACCCAAAAGCAAAGATGAGATTGGGCAGCTTGCACGCGATATGAATCGCCTAGCAGAAACGTTGAGCGCAAATAGGTTGGCGCAACGGCAATGGATTGCGGATATTTCCCACGAATTGCGTACGCCTATCGCCGTTATTCGTGCAGAGACTCGAAGGCATGATGGATGGTATTATTGA
- a CDS encoding alpha/beta hydrolase: MSKFLESGIQKLVDEFQAIGKPCPSKSSIHERRAGYLASTVLAGECHGAIEKHTDVANGIPITVYRPVHGETLPIVIYFHGGCFISGGTETHEMQLRQIATEAHAIVVCISYRLAPEFTYPAAHDDVFHAVRGIMQQGCIVGGDVANVIFAGDSAGGHLALATALRLKRNNFAQPRKLVLIYPMLDPFGRSESYRQFGEDFVITAQMLLSGFSLYAGNGASQKTLAELNLVEAMDYSGLPATYIFTAEFDPLRDEGEALYRDLLRHGVDAYCERYLGVIHGFFQLSGISETARRCIKNIADIVVS, translated from the coding sequence ATGAGCAAATTTCTTGAATCTGGGATCCAAAAGCTAGTCGATGAGTTTCAAGCAATCGGGAAGCCTTGTCCCTCCAAAAGCAGTATCCACGAAAGACGAGCAGGCTACCTAGCCAGTACGGTATTAGCGGGGGAATGTCACGGTGCGATTGAAAAGCATACAGATGTAGCGAATGGCATCCCAATTACAGTGTATCGTCCAGTTCATGGCGAAACGTTACCTATTGTCATTTATTTTCACGGCGGATGCTTTATCAGCGGTGGTACTGAAACCCATGAAATGCAGCTGCGGCAAATTGCAACTGAGGCGCATGCAATTGTCGTGTGTATTTCTTATCGTCTCGCGCCTGAATTTACTTACCCCGCAGCACATGATGATGTGTTTCATGCTGTGCGAGGTATTATGCAGCAAGGTTGTATTGTTGGCGGCGACGTTGCTAACGTGATTTTCGCTGGAGACAGTGCAGGTGGACACCTGGCACTGGCAACTGCACTACGTTTGAAACGTAATAACTTTGCACAGCCGCGCAAATTAGTTTTAATTTATCCAATGCTTGACCCATTTGGTCGCTCTGAAAGTTACCGTCAATTTGGTGAAGATTTTGTCATTACCGCACAAATGTTACTTTCTGGTTTTTCACTCTACGCGGGTAACGGGGCATCGCAAAAAACGTTAGCTGAACTTAATTTAGTTGAAGCAATGGATTATAGCGGTTTGCCTGCTACTTACATTTTTACGGCCGAATTCGACCCGCTCCGAGACGAAGGTGAAGCGTTGTATAGAGACTTGTTGAGGCATGGTGTTGATGCGTACTGTGAGCGTTATCTCGGTGTAATACATGGATTTTTCCAATTATCAGGGATAAGCGAAACGGCTAGGCGTTGTATTAAAAACATCGCAGATATTGTAGTCAGTTAA
- a CDS encoding PhzF family phenazine biosynthesis protein — protein sequence MEIAIYQIDAFASQVFSGNPAAVCPLVEWLEDGILQSIAEANNLSETAFFVVKQNLVELRWFTPNSEVDLCGHATLAAAHVLFQHLNYSRPAIRFQTRSGELVVEKTGDAYTLNFPASMPTPVAPPPALIEGLGVTPKAVYCAFDYIVELEDEASVKSLEPNLTAWKQLDKRGVVVTAPGLNVDFVSRCFFPRLDVDEDPVTGSAHCEIAPLWSKVLQKQILQAKQCSKRGGKMTCIVESERVTLIGHAVDYMKGTITLE from the coding sequence GTGGAAATAGCTATTTATCAGATAGACGCATTCGCAAGTCAGGTATTTTCAGGCAATCCAGCCGCGGTCTGTCCCCTAGTTGAGTGGCTTGAAGACGGCATATTGCAATCAATAGCCGAAGCAAATAATTTGTCTGAAACGGCCTTTTTTGTCGTAAAGCAGAACCTCGTTGAACTCCGATGGTTTACCCCAAATAGCGAGGTTGACTTGTGCGGGCACGCCACGCTTGCAGCCGCTCACGTGTTGTTCCAGCATCTCAATTACAGCAGACCAGCCATCCGTTTTCAGACTCGTAGCGGTGAACTCGTTGTGGAGAAAACCGGTGACGCTTACACGTTAAATTTTCCAGCCTCAATGCCAACCCCTGTAGCACCACCACCGGCGCTTATTGAGGGTTTAGGCGTTACGCCAAAAGCAGTCTATTGTGCATTTGATTATATTGTCGAACTGGAAGATGAAGCGAGTGTTAAGTCGCTCGAACCTAATTTAACGGCGTGGAAACAATTAGATAAACGCGGAGTCGTCGTCACGGCGCCTGGCCTAAACGTTGATTTTGTGAGTCGCTGCTTTTTTCCTCGTCTTGACGTAGATGAAGACCCTGTAACGGGTTCAGCGCACTGCGAAATCGCTCCACTTTGGTCAAAAGTACTGCAAAAACAAATATTACAAGCGAAACAATGCTCAAAACGAGGTGGCAAGATGACGTGTATCGTCGAGAGCGAACGAGTTACGCTCATAGGTCATGCGGTTGACTATATGAAAGGCACCATCACCCTAGAGTAG
- a CDS encoding lactonase family protein, with protein MGLTWLCNANEATNPLALKQYLQDDVKGVDGLGNPRNIAVSGDGSRVFVASGDDNALATFAIDATGTLSFQGIAKNSQPNTFGLEGATGVVALGERSAVVSGFYDGAVSIFTANSDGLLSLQTLSDKLGYEQVFHGNESVGALDKLGLLGAWDVVKTKDSTQLFVASYMSNAVVIFNISVTNTLTLSHIIKSTKDGAPSLGNPIGLALADNDHELYVSGFEGNQVTVFHRDDHGALALKQVIKNGENGVKELLQPQKIIASEDGRFLYIASAKSGVINVFERSPDDLFVPFDIIDSKDIGGSGLEGASSLALSGNGKRLFAAGEGGEGLLEFNIDKKGHLSLQRKLVHTAKVKLSGISSITLDEHKQLLFVALGKNNALVVFDVGQTAL; from the coding sequence GTGGGTTTAACTTGGCTGTGCAACGCAAACGAGGCAACAAATCCATTGGCTCTGAAACAATATCTTCAAGATGACGTGAAGGGAGTAGATGGACTAGGAAACCCTCGTAATATAGCCGTATCGGGTGATGGCTCACGTGTCTTTGTTGCAAGCGGTGATGACAATGCGTTAGCTACATTTGCAATTGATGCCACTGGAACACTATCGTTTCAAGGTATTGCTAAGAATTCGCAGCCAAATACCTTTGGTCTAGAAGGTGCAACCGGTGTTGTTGCGCTAGGTGAACGTTCGGCTGTTGTCTCAGGGTTCTATGACGGCGCAGTCTCAATCTTTACGGCCAATAGTGATGGCCTTCTTTCATTACAAACTCTTTCAGATAAACTTGGGTATGAACAAGTGTTCCATGGCAACGAGTCTGTTGGTGCTTTAGATAAGCTTGGACTGCTTGGCGCATGGGATGTCGTTAAAACGAAGGATTCGACCCAATTATTTGTTGCAAGTTACATGAGTAATGCAGTTGTGATATTTAACATCTCAGTGACGAATACGTTGACCCTATCACACATTATAAAATCAACTAAGGATGGTGCACCATCACTTGGTAATCCAATTGGGCTTGCATTAGCTGACAACGATCATGAACTGTATGTCAGCGGGTTCGAGGGAAATCAAGTCACCGTGTTTCACCGTGATGATCACGGAGCCTTGGCTTTAAAGCAAGTCATCAAAAATGGCGAAAATGGTGTTAAGGAATTACTTCAACCGCAAAAAATTATCGCGTCTGAAGATGGGCGTTTTCTTTACATTGCCTCTGCAAAAAGTGGGGTAATCAACGTGTTTGAGCGTTCTCCAGATGACTTATTTGTCCCGTTCGACATTATTGATAGCAAAGACATCGGCGGAAGCGGGTTGGAGGGGGCTAGTAGTTTGGCACTCTCAGGTAATGGAAAACGACTTTTCGCCGCAGGAGAAGGGGGCGAAGGGTTATTAGAATTCAATATTGATAAAAAAGGGCATTTAAGTTTACAACGCAAGCTTGTTCATACTGCAAAAGTAAAGCTCAGCGGCATTTCATCCATTACGTTGGATGAACACAAACAATTATTGTTTGTGGCTCTTGGGAAAAATAATGCGCTTGTTGTCTTTGATGTCGGACAAACGGCATTGTAA
- a CDS encoding DUF1801 domain-containing protein — translation MNRDVEQHFANYPEDVRVRLGHLREMVIELANELQLGDVTECLKWGEPSFSVSKGSPLRMDWKASSPTNCFLFFHCQTRLVETFKEVYGTELVFQGNRAIVLNLAEPWPVSSIRHCVEIALTYHQRKHLPLLGM, via the coding sequence ATGAACAGAGATGTTGAACAGCATTTTGCAAACTACCCTGAAGATGTACGTGTGAGGTTAGGCCACCTTCGTGAAATGGTGATCGAACTTGCCAATGAATTGCAATTGGGGGACGTGACGGAATGCCTTAAATGGGGTGAGCCCAGTTTCAGTGTAAGCAAAGGTAGTCCGCTTAGAATGGATTGGAAAGCATCTTCGCCGACAAATTGCTTTCTCTTTTTTCATTGTCAAACACGATTAGTTGAGACGTTCAAAGAAGTGTATGGCACAGAGCTGGTTTTTCAGGGCAATCGAGCAATTGTATTGAATCTAGCAGAGCCTTGGCCTGTTTCGTCTATCAGACATTGTGTGGAAATAGCGCTTACCTATCACCAACGCAAACACCTTCCTTTATTAGGGATGTAG
- a CDS encoding GNAT family N-acetyltransferase produces the protein MRLVSPCEELEFAFHAFLADFKARDPDNATYYQSKLSFSEYVEWLHAQQYKNHGDMPPCHHFWFCDEINQIVGAIRIRHHIDSPFLKREVGHIGYDVAPSFRGRGVATKMLKQALIAAKNLGLDKVLVIADKSNRASQQVIEHNGGEKWVAADQNPELIYYWCHTHSVSNSR, from the coding sequence ATGCGGTTAGTGTCACCCTGCGAAGAACTCGAATTCGCTTTTCATGCCTTTTTAGCTGATTTTAAAGCGCGAGACCCTGACAATGCGACATATTATCAATCCAAACTTTCGTTTTCTGAATATGTTGAATGGTTACATGCTCAGCAATATAAAAACCACGGAGATATGCCACCGTGCCATCATTTCTGGTTTTGTGATGAAATAAATCAAATTGTTGGCGCGATAAGGATTCGGCATCATATCGACAGTCCTTTTTTAAAAAGGGAAGTGGGGCATATCGGATACGACGTCGCACCGAGCTTTCGCGGCCGAGGTGTTGCGACAAAAATGCTAAAACAAGCGTTGATTGCAGCGAAAAACTTGGGATTAGACAAAGTCCTTGTTATTGCAGATAAATCAAATCGGGCGTCACAACAAGTCATTGAGCACAATGGTGGTGAGAAATGGGTGGCGGCTGACCAAAACCCCGAGTTAATCTATTACTGGTGTCATACTCATTCAGTGTCAAATTCACGCTGA
- a CDS encoding cytochrome-c peroxidase — protein sequence MNVMKQALAIGILSTAVVSLPSVAAFAPRPLPPPPPPRNPPPPTVETGALDDTLATIIQNQGLTGVIPAAEHQPNISDPIAQLGMKLFFTKGIGGEKSVACASCHHPSLGGTDALSLAVGVNAVREDVVGPGRRPADEEINIPRNSPTVFNTGLAPRALFWDGRVERVTQTQPDGSVVTGVSTPDSGLGVIDTAVPDNLVDALSRFPVTSTEEMRGTGFPDATTTAEIRQHIASRIGDYGSEEGDLATNDWLAEFRSAFNSNESRESLITFDSVAMALSSYQQSMTFVDTDWHRYVRGDKAALNDAQKRGAVLFFTPQNQGGAGCVGCHSGERFTNDGFFNLAFPQLGPGKEADHSDKGRGLVSNVPRDQFAFKVPSLINVALTAPYGHAGAYRNLPEVVRHYTNPPASVDAFFARGGACSLRQFSRFTDCESLNQNAIENSEEALRLLGQSPFQPARLNQEQQQDLVAFLESLTDHCAKDKTCISQFIPSNQQTNPDNLRLNATDGRGNPL from the coding sequence ATGAACGTCATGAAACAGGCTTTAGCGATTGGAATTTTATCAACTGCGGTCGTGAGTTTACCGAGTGTAGCAGCGTTTGCACCTAGACCATTACCACCACCGCCTCCGCCACGTAACCCGCCTCCACCAACGGTAGAGACTGGTGCGCTAGACGATACACTGGCGACAATTATTCAAAATCAAGGGCTGACAGGTGTTATCCCTGCAGCAGAACATCAACCTAATATTAGCGATCCGATTGCTCAACTTGGTATGAAACTTTTCTTTACCAAAGGGATCGGTGGCGAGAAATCGGTTGCCTGTGCAAGCTGTCACCATCCATCGCTCGGCGGCACGGATGCGTTGTCGTTGGCCGTCGGCGTGAATGCCGTTCGAGAAGACGTTGTAGGGCCTGGTCGTCGCCCAGCGGATGAGGAAATTAATATTCCTCGCAACTCACCCACCGTATTTAACACAGGACTCGCTCCGCGAGCGCTTTTCTGGGACGGGCGTGTTGAGCGAGTGACTCAGACACAACCGGATGGCAGTGTTGTAACGGGTGTTAGTACGCCAGACTCAGGGTTAGGTGTGATTGATACGGCCGTACCAGATAATTTAGTCGATGCGTTATCTCGTTTTCCAGTAACGTCTACAGAAGAAATGCGTGGTACTGGATTTCCAGATGCTACGACTACCGCAGAAATTCGCCAACACATCGCTTCTCGAATTGGGGATTATGGTTCAGAAGAAGGTGATTTAGCGACAAATGATTGGCTCGCAGAATTCAGAAGTGCATTTAATTCGAATGAAAGCCGAGAATCGTTGATCACGTTTGACAGTGTTGCCATGGCGCTAAGTAGCTACCAACAATCCATGACCTTTGTGGATACGGATTGGCACCGTTATGTTCGTGGTGACAAAGCAGCGTTAAATGACGCGCAAAAACGCGGCGCGGTTTTATTCTTTACACCGCAAAACCAAGGTGGAGCAGGTTGTGTTGGATGTCATAGTGGCGAGCGCTTTACCAATGACGGTTTCTTTAACTTAGCGTTTCCGCAGCTTGGTCCTGGAAAGGAAGCCGATCACAGTGATAAGGGTCGAGGTCTAGTGTCAAACGTACCACGTGACCAGTTTGCTTTTAAAGTACCAAGTTTGATTAACGTCGCTCTTACAGCACCGTACGGACATGCTGGCGCTTATCGTAATTTACCAGAAGTTGTACGCCATTATACCAATCCGCCAGCGAGTGTTGATGCGTTCTTTGCAAGAGGTGGTGCATGTAGCCTTCGTCAGTTCAGTCGTTTTACCGATTGTGAGTCTTTAAACCAAAATGCAATTGAAAATTCGGAAGAAGCATTGCGTTTACTTGGGCAATCACCTTTCCAACCCGCTCGACTAAACCAAGAGCAACAACAGGATTTGGTGGCGTTCTTAGAATCACTTACTGATCATTGTGCGAAAGATAAAACGTGTATTTCTCAATTTATTCCTAGCAATCAACAAACTAATCCTGATAATTTAAGGCTTAATGCAACCGATGGGCGAGGCAATCCGCTTTAA